Sequence from the bacterium genome:
AGATTTATATCAGAGAACGATAAAGAAACTTAAAGAAAGTGGAATACATATTGTGCAGGTGTAATAAAAAGAACCAAAAGGAGGAAGGTATGGATTTTGAAGTAAGGATTGCACAGACAAAAGATTTTGAAGGTATTGTAAATCTACTTTCTCAGTTAAGTCCACCAAAGGAAGGAGAGAATTTAGATAGTGAAAAAGGGAAAGGTATTTTGAAGAATATCTTAAATAACACTGATTATTGCCTCTGTGTTGTTGAAGATAAAGATGGGGTATTGTTAGGCACAGCAACACTTCTTATACAACAAAACCTTTCTCATGGTGGAAGACCTTATGCACATCTGGAAAATGTTGTAACTGATATAAGACACAGGAAGAAAGGGATAGGGCTTGCAATGGTAAAGTTTTTGATAGAAAAAGCAAAAGAGAGGGGATGCTATAAGGTTATACTCAATTGTGAAACCAAAAATATTATTTTCTACGAAAGGTGTGGTTTTCGTATCACAGGTGAAGTGGAGATGAGGATTAATCTATAACTATGTGCGGGATATTGGGCTTTTCGGGTAAAGGAAATATAAGGCAGATTGTGAAAGATGGGTTGAAGGCACTTGAATACAGAGGTTATGACTCCTGCGGTTATGCATTATTAAGAGATAAAATAATCAAAATAGACAAAAAGATAGGTAAAGGTAAAATAGATGAACTTGCAGATAGTTTGCCAGAGGGTGTGTCTGAAAAAGTTTCTGTAATTGCCCATACGAGGTGGGCAACCCATGGAAAGGTAGATTTAACCAATGCACATCCTCATACTGACTGTAAAAACGAGATTGCTTTAGTACATAACGGGATTATAAGTAATTATAACTATCTTAAAAAACAACTTGAAGAGAAAGGACACAGGTTTGTTTCAGAGACAGATACTGAGGTAATTGCTCACCTGATTGAAGAGAATACCAAACTATATCCTTTTGAAGAAGCAGTAAAGAATTCCCTTAAGCAACTTGAAGGAAGTTTTGCCATCCTCGTAATAAAGAAAGGTGAGAACAAGATTATAGGTGCCAGAAACGGTTCTCCTCTGATTGTTGGAGTAAATAATGATGGATTTTTTGTTTCTTCAGATATAAACTCCATAGCGAGATACACAAACAATGTAATATTTTTAGATGATGGAGAACTGTTTATTCTGGATAAAAAAGTAAAGGTTATTGACTATATTACTGGAAGAGAGAAAGAGAAAAGATTTACTACAACAGAGGGATTACATCAAGGGGGTCTGTCAGAAGGGTTTAAGAGTTATATGGAAAAAGAGATAATGGAACAGCCAGAGGTTATAAAGGAGACATGGCTATCCCTGTGTAAGGAATTCTCAAAATATCTGGATGTGATAGATATACCAGAGAGGATTATTATTGTTGCCTGTGGAAGTAGTTGGCATGCTGGCCTTATAGGGGAGTATTTTATGGAAGAGATTTTAAGGATACCTGTGGAGGTGGAATATGCGTCAGAGTTCAGATATCGTAATCCAGTAATTCTGGATAAGGATATGGTTGTGGCAATATCACAGTCAGGAGAGACAGCAGATACGCTGGGTGCAATAAGGGAAGTAAAAGATAAGACAAAAGTTCTATCTATTTGTAATGTTTATAACAGTTCACTTACGAGAGAGAGTGATTATGTTTTTTATACATCTGCTGGTCCAGAGGTTGGTGTTGCTGCAACAAAGACATTTAATGCACAGATTGTTGCTCTGTACTTTTTAACACTTATACTTGCTTATAAAAAAGGATGTA
This genomic interval carries:
- the glmS gene encoding glutamine--fructose-6-phosphate transaminase (isomerizing) — encoded protein: MCGILGFSGKGNIRQIVKDGLKALEYRGYDSCGYALLRDKIIKIDKKIGKGKIDELADSLPEGVSEKVSVIAHTRWATHGKVDLTNAHPHTDCKNEIALVHNGIISNYNYLKKQLEEKGHRFVSETDTEVIAHLIEENTKLYPFEEAVKNSLKQLEGSFAILVIKKGENKIIGARNGSPLIVGVNNDGFFVSSDINSIARYTNNVIFLDDGELFILDKKVKVIDYITGREKEKRFTTTEGLHQGGLSEGFKSYMEKEIMEQPEVIKETWLSLCKEFSKYLDVIDIPERIIIVACGSSWHAGLIGEYFMEEILRIPVEVEYASEFRYRNPVILDKDMVVAISQSGETADTLGAIREVKDKTKVLSICNVYNSSLTRESDYVFYTSAGPEVGVAATKTFNAQIVALYFLTLILAYKKGCIDISFFEREKEELADIIEKVRVSLILLREKIEYLSEQLKDRTNALFLGRGIQFPVALEGALKMKEVSYIHAEGYPAAEMKHGPIALIDENMPVVFILVKDKLYQKVLHNMEEVKARGGYIITVAEFVDEEIEKISNEIIHIPVVNNEYLKPILTVIPLQLLAYFTAVKRGCDVDKPRNLAKSVTVE
- a CDS encoding GNAT family N-acetyltransferase; translation: MDFEVRIAQTKDFEGIVNLLSQLSPPKEGENLDSEKGKGILKNILNNTDYCLCVVEDKDGVLLGTATLLIQQNLSHGGRPYAHLENVVTDIRHRKKGIGLAMVKFLIEKAKERGCYKVILNCETKNIIFYERCGFRITGEVEMRINL